A window of the Enterobacteriaceae bacterium 4M9 genome harbors these coding sequences:
- a CDS encoding YhdT family protein, whose translation MDNRFVQAHKEARWTVWLTLLYLAAWIAAAWIPDASIGPTGLPHWFEMACLLVPLIFILLCWLMVRVLFRDIPLEDSHAD comes from the coding sequence ATGGATAACCGTTTTGTTCAGGCCCACAAAGAGGCGCGCTGGACGGTATGGCTGACATTGCTCTACCTCGCAGCCTGGATTGCTGCGGCCTGGATTCCGGATGCCAGTATCGGCCCAACCGGCCTGCCGCACTGGTTTGAAATGGCCTGCCTGCTGGTACCACTGATTTTTATTCTGCTTTGCTGGCTGATGGTGCGCGTGTTGTTCCGCGATATCCCGCTGGAGGATAGCCATGCAGACTGA
- the aroQ gene encoding type II 3-dehydroquinate dehydratase has protein sequence MADKLQILLLNGPNLNMLGTREPEKYGTMTLSDIVSGLRAQAEALNVSLDHLQSNAEHVLIDRIHQAKGNVDYILINPAAFTHTSVALRDALLAVEIPFIEIHLSNVHAREPFRHHSYLSDIATGVICGLGADGYSWALQTAVKRLSHTN, from the coding sequence ATGGCGGATAAGTTGCAAATTTTGCTTTTGAACGGGCCGAACCTTAATATGCTCGGCACTCGTGAACCGGAGAAGTACGGCACAATGACTTTGTCCGATATCGTTTCTGGTTTACGCGCACAAGCAGAAGCGCTGAATGTGTCGTTGGACCACCTGCAGTCCAACGCGGAACATGTGCTGATTGACCGCATTCATCAGGCTAAAGGCAACGTTGACTATATCCTGATTAATCCGGCCGCTTTCACGCACACCAGTGTCGCGCTGCGTGACGCCCTGCTGGCAGTTGAGATCCCGTTTATCGAGATTCACCTGAGCAATGTGCATGCACGAGAGCCTTTCCGTCATCACTCATATCTCTCTGATATTGCCACTGGCGTCATCTGTGGATTAGGCGCTGATGGCTATTCCTGGGCACTCCAGACGGCGGTGAAACGCCTGTCACATACCAACTAA
- the csrD gene encoding RNase E specificity factor CsrD, whose protein sequence is MRLTTRITAFAALLTGMAIFVTLLGASWSFYQSIHEKVGQRIDAVVTLVDIDLLTHSPQQMGELLNPVMLPLDISRVTITSGKTVVLNHELKASYLHVKQQYITRTHTTRLIKHPSFIIEIVYRDPINDYFHSLVTTAPLSVAILLMIAMVLCASHWVRRQFTGLELLDNRATRILNGERGKEVTGSVHEWPARTSSALDILLRELQHASEQRSRVGTLIRSYAAQDAQTGLNNRLFFENQLATLLEDHEQVGTHGVVMMLRLPDFDILRETWGRGAVEDYLYSLINLLSTFIMRYPGALLARYYQSDFAVLLPHSTLKDADGIAGQLLNSLDALPSTRMIDRHDMLHIGICTWNSGQTVEQVMEHAEEAARNAVLQGSNGWAVYSRAQPDKGRGNVKWRTMLEDMMRRGGPRLYQKPAVMRDGLVHHREIMCRIFDGEQEVLPAEYMPLVQQFGLAEQYDRLLISRIIPLLRFWPEETLAIPVTVESLLRRPFQRWLRDTLMQNEKTLRSRILFELAEDDVCQHISRLQPVIRLIKALGPRVAVTQAGLTLVSTAYIQELEPELIKLHPALVRNIDRRTENQLLVGSLVEACSGTRARVVAAGTRTRGEWLMLIEKGVSGAQGDFFVGSRPLDSNVKKYSHRYPV, encoded by the coding sequence ATGCGCTTAACGACGAGAATTACTGCCTTTGCGGCGTTGCTGACGGGGATGGCTATCTTTGTCACGCTGCTTGGGGCGTCATGGAGTTTCTACCAGTCTATCCACGAAAAGGTAGGGCAGCGTATTGATGCTGTCGTGACGCTGGTGGACATCGATCTGCTCACTCATTCCCCGCAGCAAATGGGGGAATTGCTCAATCCTGTGATGCTGCCGCTCGATATCTCGCGCGTGACGATAACCTCAGGAAAAACGGTTGTTCTGAACCATGAGCTTAAGGCGAGCTATCTCCATGTTAAGCAGCAGTATATTACCCGCACGCACACTACCCGCCTGATAAAACACCCCAGCTTTATTATCGAAATTGTCTACCGTGACCCTATCAATGACTATTTCCACTCGCTGGTGACTACCGCGCCCTTGTCTGTCGCTATTTTGTTGATGATTGCTATGGTGCTGTGCGCCTCGCACTGGGTTCGCCGGCAGTTTACCGGGCTGGAATTGTTAGATAATCGTGCCACACGCATTCTTAATGGCGAGCGTGGTAAAGAGGTCACGGGCTCAGTGCATGAATGGCCCGCCCGCACCAGCAGCGCGCTGGATATTTTGCTTAGAGAGCTTCAGCATGCCAGCGAGCAGCGCAGCCGCGTGGGTACGCTTATTCGCTCCTATGCCGCTCAGGATGCGCAAACCGGCCTTAATAACCGGCTTTTTTTCGAAAACCAGCTTGCCACACTGCTTGAAGACCACGAACAGGTGGGCACGCATGGCGTGGTGATGATGCTGCGCCTGCCAGATTTCGACATCCTGCGAGAAACCTGGGGACGCGGTGCAGTTGAAGATTATCTTTACTCACTCATTAACCTGCTTTCTACCTTTATTATGCGTTACCCTGGCGCGCTGTTGGCACGCTATTACCAGAGCGACTTCGCCGTTTTGCTGCCGCACAGTACGCTCAAAGATGCCGATGGTATTGCCGGCCAGTTGCTGAATTCGCTGGATGCACTGCCGTCCACCCGCATGATTGACCGTCATGACATGCTGCATATCGGTATTTGTACCTGGAACAGCGGCCAGACGGTGGAGCAGGTGATGGAACACGCCGAGGAAGCGGCGCGCAACGCGGTGCTTCAGGGCAGTAACGGCTGGGCGGTATACAGCCGTGCGCAGCCGGATAAAGGCCGTGGCAATGTGAAATGGCGCACCATGCTTGAAGATATGATGCGACGCGGCGGCCCGCGTTTGTATCAAAAACCCGCCGTCATGCGCGATGGTCTGGTGCATCACCGCGAGATTATGTGTCGCATCTTTGATGGCGAGCAGGAAGTGCTGCCAGCGGAATATATGCCGCTGGTTCAACAGTTCGGTCTGGCAGAGCAGTATGATCGACTGTTGATTTCGCGCATCATTCCGCTGCTGCGCTTCTGGCCGGAAGAAACGCTGGCCATTCCGGTAACGGTTGAGTCGCTGCTGCGTCGCCCGTTCCAGCGCTGGCTGCGTGACACGCTCATGCAGAATGAAAAAACGCTCCGAAGCCGAATTCTTTTTGAACTTGCAGAGGATGATGTTTGTCAACATATCAGCCGTTTACAGCCTGTCATTCGCCTGATAAAAGCGCTCGGTCCGCGAGTCGCCGTGACGCAGGCGGGATTAACGCTGGTCAGCACAGCGTATATCCAGGAGTTAGAGCCGGAGTTGATTAAGCTACATCCGGCGCTGGTGCGTAATATTGACAGGCGTACCGAGAACCAGTTGCTGGTGGGCAGCCTGGTGGAGGCCTGCAGCGGTACGCGTGCCAGAGTCGTGGCAGCGGGAACCCGCACGCGGGGCGAATGGCTGATGCTGATTGAAAAGGGTGTTTCCGGTGCGCAGGGCGATTTCTTTGTGGGCTCCCGTCCGCTTGACAGCAACGTGAAAAAATATTCGCACAGATACCCTGTTTAA
- the accC gene encoding acetyl-CoA carboxylase biotin carboxylase subunit: MLDKIVIANRGEIALRILRACKELGIKTVAVHSTADRDLKHVLLADETVCIGPAPSVKSYLNIPAIISAAEITGAVAIHPGYGFLSENANFAEQVERSGFIFIGPKADTIRLMGDKVSAITAMKKAGVPTVPGSDGPLGDDMDANRAHAKRIGYPVIIKASGGGGGRGMRVVRSDAELAQSITMTRAEAKAAFNNDMVYMEKYLENPRHIEIQVLADGQGNAIYLAERDCSMQRRHQKVVEEAPAPGITPELRRHIGERCAKACVDIGYRGAGTFEFLFENGEFYFIEMNTRIQVEHPVTEMITGVDLIKEQLRIAAGQPLSIRQEEVEVRGHAVECRINAEDPNTFLPSPGKITRFHAPGGFGVRWESHIYAGYTVPPYYDSMIGKLICYGETRDVAIARMRNALQELIIDGIKTNIDLQMRIMSDENFQHGGTNIHYLEKKLGLHD; encoded by the coding sequence ATGCTTGATAAAATTGTTATCGCCAACCGTGGTGAAATCGCTCTGCGTATCCTGCGTGCCTGTAAAGAACTGGGCATCAAGACCGTTGCGGTACACTCCACGGCAGACAGAGATCTGAAACACGTGCTGCTGGCAGATGAAACCGTCTGCATCGGCCCGGCTCCGTCGGTCAAAAGCTATCTGAATATCCCGGCGATTATTTCGGCAGCCGAAATCACCGGTGCCGTCGCTATCCACCCGGGCTACGGTTTTCTGTCCGAAAACGCCAACTTCGCTGAGCAGGTTGAGCGCTCAGGCTTTATCTTTATTGGCCCGAAAGCCGACACCATTCGCCTGATGGGCGATAAAGTGTCTGCGATTACCGCCATGAAGAAAGCCGGCGTACCGACCGTTCCAGGCTCCGACGGCCCGCTCGGCGACGATATGGATGCTAACCGCGCCCATGCTAAACGCATCGGCTACCCGGTTATCATCAAAGCCTCCGGCGGCGGCGGCGGTCGCGGTATGCGCGTTGTGCGCAGCGATGCCGAACTTGCCCAGTCCATTACCATGACCCGTGCGGAAGCCAAAGCCGCGTTTAACAACGACATGGTGTATATGGAGAAGTACCTGGAAAACCCGCGCCACATCGAGATTCAGGTGCTGGCAGACGGCCAGGGCAATGCCATCTACCTGGCAGAACGCGACTGCTCCATGCAGCGCCGTCACCAGAAAGTGGTCGAAGAGGCACCGGCACCGGGTATCACACCAGAACTGCGCCGCCACATCGGTGAACGCTGTGCGAAAGCCTGCGTGGACATTGGCTATCGCGGTGCGGGTACGTTTGAGTTCCTGTTCGAAAACGGTGAGTTCTACTTCATTGAAATGAACACCCGTATTCAGGTTGAACACCCGGTAACCGAAATGATAACCGGCGTGGACCTGATTAAAGAACAGCTGCGCATCGCTGCAGGCCAGCCGTTGTCCATCAGACAGGAAGAAGTCGAAGTGCGTGGTCATGCGGTGGAATGCCGTATCAACGCCGAAGACCCGAACACCTTCCTGCCAAGCCCGGGCAAAATCACCCGCTTCCACGCGCCTGGTGGTTTTGGCGTGCGCTGGGAATCGCATATCTACGCTGGCTATACCGTGCCGCCGTACTACGATTCAATGATAGGCAAGCTTATTTGCTACGGTGAAACCCGCGACGTGGCGATTGCCCGCATGCGCAACGCGCTGCAGGAGCTTATCATCGATGGCATCAAGACTAACATCGACCTGCAAATGCGCATTATGAGTGACGAGAACTTCCAGCACGGTGGTACCAACATCCACTATCTGGAGAAAAAGCTCGGTCTGCATGACTAA
- a CDS encoding oxidoreductase, with the protein MQALILEQQDGKTLATLQPVDETLLPEGDVTVEVDYSSLNFKDALAITGKGKIVRQFPMVPGIDFAGLVRHSEDPRFHVGQNVVLTGWGVGENHWGGLSGLARVKGDWLVPLPEGLNSRQAMIIGTAGFTAMLCVMALEDAGITPQSGDVLVTGASGGVGSTAVALLSALGYTVVAASGRASTHDYLRQLGASRIVGRDEFSDAKPLEKQLWAGAIDTVGDTVLAKVLAQTQYGGCVAACGLAGGFALPTTVMPFILRNVRLQGVDSVMTPTPRRLAAWARLARDLPHRFYQTATTEIGLERAAEYASAIMENRAQGRTLVKIKR; encoded by the coding sequence ATGCAGGCATTGATCCTTGAGCAGCAGGACGGCAAAACTCTGGCAACGCTACAGCCGGTGGACGAAACCCTGTTGCCGGAAGGCGACGTTACGGTCGAAGTCGACTATTCAAGTCTCAACTTTAAAGACGCGCTGGCGATTACCGGTAAAGGCAAAATTGTGCGCCAGTTTCCGATGGTGCCTGGCATTGATTTCGCAGGCCTGGTGCGCCATAGCGAAGACCCGCGCTTTCATGTGGGACAAAACGTGGTGCTGACTGGCTGGGGTGTGGGCGAAAACCACTGGGGTGGCCTGTCCGGGCTGGCTCGGGTCAAAGGTGACTGGCTGGTGCCACTGCCTGAAGGATTAAATAGCCGCCAGGCGATGATTATCGGCACAGCCGGTTTCACCGCCATGCTGTGCGTGATGGCGCTTGAAGACGCCGGTATCACGCCGCAAAGCGGCGATGTGCTCGTGACCGGTGCCAGTGGCGGCGTGGGCAGCACCGCGGTTGCGCTGTTAAGCGCCCTCGGTTACACGGTTGTGGCCGCCTCCGGTCGCGCCAGCACGCACGATTATCTGCGCCAACTCGGCGCCAGCCGCATTGTTGGGCGCGATGAATTTAGCGATGCCAAACCGCTGGAAAAACAGCTCTGGGCCGGCGCCATCGACACGGTTGGCGATACCGTACTGGCAAAAGTGCTGGCGCAAACGCAATACGGTGGCTGCGTCGCCGCCTGCGGCCTGGCGGGTGGATTTGCACTGCCAACCACGGTGATGCCGTTCATTCTGCGCAATGTGCGGTTGCAGGGAGTGGATTCCGTCATGACGCCAACCCCGCGCCGCCTGGCCGCCTGGGCGCGCCTGGCTCGCGACCTGCCACACCGTTTTTATCAAACCGCGACAACAGAAATCGGCCTTGAACGCGCCGCGGAATACGCAAGCGCTATTATGGAAAACCGCGCACAGGGCCGTACGCTGGTGAAAATAAAACGCTAA
- a CDS encoding rod shape-determining protein, whose protein sequence is MFKKFRGMFSNDLSIDLGTANTLIYVKGQGIVLNEPSVVAIRQDRAGSPKSVAAVGHDAKQMLGRTPGNIAAIRPMKDGVIADFFVTEKMLQHFIKQVHSNSFMRPSPRVLVCVPVGATQVERRAIRESAQGAGAREVFLIEEPMAAAIGAGLPVSEATGSMVVDIGGGTTEVAVISLNGVVYSSSVRIGGDRFDEAIINYVRRNYGSLIGEATAERIKHEIGSAYPGDEVREIEVRGRNLAEGVPRGFTLNSNEILEALQEPLTGIVSAVMVALEQCPPELASDISERGMVLTGGGALLRNLDRLLMEETGIPVVVAEDPLTCVARGGGKALEMIDMHGGDLFSEE, encoded by the coding sequence ATGTTTAAAAAATTTCGTGGCATGTTTTCTAACGACCTGTCCATTGACCTGGGTACCGCGAATACCCTTATCTACGTTAAAGGACAAGGCATTGTACTGAATGAGCCCTCAGTGGTTGCCATTCGCCAGGACAGAGCGGGTTCCCCAAAAAGCGTAGCGGCCGTGGGCCATGACGCAAAGCAGATGCTTGGCCGTACGCCGGGTAACATTGCAGCCATTCGCCCGATGAAAGACGGCGTTATCGCTGACTTCTTCGTCACTGAAAAAATGCTGCAGCACTTCATTAAGCAGGTTCACAGCAACAGCTTCATGCGCCCAAGTCCGCGCGTGCTGGTATGTGTGCCGGTGGGCGCTACTCAGGTTGAGCGCCGTGCTATCCGTGAATCTGCGCAAGGCGCAGGCGCACGTGAAGTTTTCCTGATTGAAGAACCGATGGCGGCGGCAATTGGCGCAGGCCTGCCGGTCTCTGAAGCGACCGGTTCAATGGTTGTGGATATCGGTGGTGGTACAACCGAAGTCGCGGTTATCTCTCTTAACGGCGTGGTCTATTCTTCTTCTGTACGTATCGGCGGTGACCGCTTTGATGAAGCCATCATCAACTACGTGCGCCGTAACTACGGCTCACTGATTGGTGAAGCGACTGCTGAGCGTATCAAACACGAAATCGGTTCTGCCTATCCGGGTGACGAAGTCCGCGAAATCGAAGTGCGTGGCCGTAACCTGGCTGAAGGGGTACCGCGTGGCTTTACCCTGAACTCGAACGAAATTCTTGAAGCGCTGCAGGAGCCGCTGACCGGCATCGTGAGCGCGGTAATGGTTGCACTGGAGCAGTGCCCGCCTGAGCTGGCATCCGATATCTCTGAGCGCGGCATGGTGCTGACCGGTGGCGGTGCGCTGCTGCGTAACCTTGACCGTCTGCTGATGGAAGAGACCGGTATTCCGGTGGTTGTGGCAGAAGATCCACTGACCTGTGTAGCACGCGGCGGCGGTAAGGCGCTGGAAATGATTGATATGCACGGCGGCGACTTGTTCAGCGAAGAGTAA
- the msrQ gene encoding protein-methionine-sulfoxide reductase heme-binding subunit MsrQ gives MRITAKQVVWLKVILHLAAFLPMLWLFYAANQGLFSADPAKDIQHFTGRMALKLLLASLLITPLARYAKQPQLIRVRRLLGLWCFAWATLHLTSYALLELGLNNLALLGRELVSRPYLTLGIISWVLLLALTLTSTQAAQRKLGRNWQRLHNVVYLVAILAPVHYLWSVKVLSPQPLLYLLAALVLLALRYRKFRGWWR, from the coding sequence GTGCGCATTACAGCAAAACAGGTTGTCTGGCTAAAAGTCATCCTTCATCTTGCCGCATTTCTGCCGATGTTATGGCTGTTCTATGCCGCAAACCAGGGGCTTTTCAGCGCGGACCCGGCCAAAGATATTCAACACTTTACCGGCAGAATGGCGTTAAAGCTGCTGCTGGCATCGCTGCTTATAACGCCACTGGCACGTTACGCGAAGCAGCCTCAGTTAATCCGTGTGCGCCGTCTGCTGGGACTGTGGTGTTTTGCCTGGGCAACGCTGCATTTGACCAGCTATGCCCTGCTGGAACTGGGTCTTAATAACCTGGCGCTGCTGGGTCGCGAGTTGGTGAGTCGCCCTTATTTAACGCTGGGGATTATCAGTTGGGTGCTGCTACTGGCACTGACACTAACCTCAACTCAGGCGGCACAGCGAAAACTGGGAAGAAACTGGCAAAGATTGCATAACGTCGTCTATCTGGTCGCGATACTGGCCCCTGTTCACTATCTGTGGTCGGTCAAAGTATTATCCCCCCAGCCGCTCCTGTATCTGCTGGCAGCACTGGTGCTTTTGGCCCTGCGCTATCGCAAATTCCGCGGCTGGTGGCGCTAA
- the msrP gene encoding protein-methionine-sulfoxide reductase catalytic subunit MsrP, whose protein sequence is MKKKVLTEADVTAEAVFLMQRRRVLQALGISAGTMMLPAAAHADLLSWFKGNDRPPAPAGKALNYTMPPMWQTELPLTPENKVTGYNNFYEFGLDKADPAANAGILKTDPWQLTIEGEVEKPLTLSHDELTTRYPLEERIYRLRCVEAWSMVIPWTGFSLHKLLKDVAPTSKAKYVAFQTLFRPEEMPGQKDRFIGGGLAYPYVEGLRIDEAMHPLTLLAVGVYGKALPPQNGAPVRLIVPWKYGFKGIKSIVSIRLQEERPPTTWNLSAPNEYGFYANVNPHVDHPRWSQATERVIGAGGILDVKRQPTLLFNGYADQVSALYRGLNLQENF, encoded by the coding sequence ATGAAGAAAAAAGTGCTTACCGAGGCGGATGTTACCGCTGAGGCGGTTTTTCTGATGCAGCGTCGCCGGGTGCTTCAGGCACTCGGCATCAGCGCGGGCACAATGATGTTGCCCGCCGCTGCCCACGCCGACCTGCTTTCCTGGTTTAAGGGTAATGACCGCCCGCCTGCACCGGCAGGTAAAGCGCTCAACTACACTATGCCACCGATGTGGCAGACCGAACTACCGCTGACGCCGGAAAACAAAGTCACGGGATATAACAACTTCTATGAATTCGGCTTAGATAAAGCCGATCCGGCAGCCAATGCCGGGATACTGAAAACCGATCCCTGGCAATTAACCATAGAAGGCGAAGTCGAAAAACCGCTCACCCTCTCTCACGACGAGCTGACCACACGCTACCCGCTTGAAGAGCGCATTTATCGCCTGCGTTGCGTTGAAGCCTGGTCGATGGTGATTCCCTGGACGGGATTTTCCCTACATAAACTGCTTAAAGACGTCGCCCCCACCAGCAAAGCCAAATACGTTGCCTTTCAGACGTTGTTTCGCCCCGAAGAGATGCCGGGACAGAAAGACCGTTTTATTGGCGGCGGTCTGGCTTATCCCTACGTCGAGGGGCTGCGTATTGACGAAGCCATGCACCCACTAACCCTGCTGGCCGTTGGCGTGTACGGCAAGGCGCTGCCGCCGCAGAACGGCGCACCGGTGCGGCTGATAGTTCCCTGGAAATATGGCTTTAAAGGCATCAAGTCCATTGTCAGCATCCGGCTGCAGGAGGAACGCCCACCGACCACCTGGAACCTGTCGGCACCCAATGAGTACGGTTTTTACGCCAATGTGAACCCGCATGTCGATCATCCACGCTGGTCGCAGGCAACCGAGCGCGTGATTGGCGCAGGCGGTATTCTTGACGTGAAACGCCAGCCCACGCTGCTATTTAATGGCTATGCCGACCAGGTCAGCGCCCTGTATCGCGGTTTGAATTTGCAGGAGAACTTCTGA
- the panF gene encoding sodium/pantothenate symporter, whose amino-acid sequence MQTEVILPLIAYLLVVFGLSVWAMRRHEKGNFLNEYFLGGRSMGGFVLAMTLTATYISASSFIGGPGAAYKYGLGWVLLAMIQLPAVWLSLGVLGKKFAILARRYNAVTLNDMLYARYQSRLLVWLASLSLLVAFIGAMTVQFIGGARLLETAAGIPYEAGLLIFGISIALYTAFGGFRASVLNDAMQGMVMLIGTILLLVGIVHAAGGLSSAVNTLQQIDPKLVTPQGADDILSPAFLASFWVLVCFGVIGLPHTAVRCISYKDSKAVHSGIIIGTIVVAVLMLGMHLAGALGRAVVPNLAIPDQVIPTLMVTVLPPVAAGIFLAAPMAAIMSTINAQLLQSSATIVKDLWLNLHPEDERNEKRLKRMSAVITLVLSVLLLLAAWKPPQMIIWLNLLAFGGLEAVFLWPLVLGLYWERANASGALSAMIVGGVLYALLATLKVEILGFHPIVPSLLLSLLSFLIGNRFGRAPNPAPLLSSTDK is encoded by the coding sequence ATGCAGACTGAAGTCATCCTGCCGCTGATTGCCTATTTACTGGTGGTGTTTGGCCTGTCGGTCTGGGCGATGCGACGGCATGAGAAAGGCAACTTCCTCAACGAATATTTCCTCGGCGGCCGCTCAATGGGCGGTTTTGTGCTGGCGATGACGCTGACGGCAACCTATATCAGCGCCAGTTCGTTTATTGGCGGGCCAGGTGCTGCCTACAAATACGGTCTTGGCTGGGTGCTGCTGGCGATGATTCAGCTACCTGCCGTCTGGCTGTCGCTTGGCGTGCTGGGCAAGAAGTTTGCCATCCTTGCCCGGCGCTATAACGCGGTCACGCTTAACGACATGCTTTATGCCCGCTACCAGAGTCGACTGCTGGTATGGCTGGCAAGTCTGAGCCTGCTGGTTGCGTTTATTGGTGCGATGACCGTGCAGTTTATTGGCGGGGCACGCCTGCTGGAAACGGCTGCGGGCATACCTTATGAGGCTGGGCTGCTGATTTTTGGTATCAGCATCGCGCTGTACACCGCATTTGGCGGCTTTCGTGCCAGCGTACTGAATGACGCCATGCAGGGAATGGTCATGCTTATCGGCACTATTTTGCTGCTGGTCGGAATTGTCCATGCCGCAGGCGGGCTAAGCAGTGCCGTTAATACGTTGCAACAAATCGACCCTAAACTTGTGACGCCACAGGGCGCGGACGATATTCTGTCACCGGCGTTCCTCGCCTCTTTTTGGGTGCTGGTCTGCTTTGGCGTGATTGGCCTGCCGCACACGGCGGTGCGCTGCATCTCTTATAAAGACAGCAAGGCGGTGCACAGCGGTATTATTATCGGCACCATCGTAGTCGCCGTGCTGATGCTGGGAATGCATCTGGCGGGGGCGCTGGGGCGCGCAGTCGTACCAAATCTGGCGATCCCGGACCAGGTTATCCCAACGCTGATGGTTACCGTGCTACCGCCGGTGGCGGCCGGTATTTTCCTTGCCGCCCCCATGGCGGCGATTATGTCGACCATCAACGCACAGTTACTGCAATCCTCCGCGACAATCGTGAAGGATTTATGGTTAAACCTGCACCCGGAAGACGAACGCAACGAGAAGCGCCTCAAACGTATGTCAGCCGTGATTACGCTCGTACTGAGTGTTCTGCTACTGCTCGCGGCCTGGAAGCCACCACAGATGATTATCTGGCTTAATCTGCTGGCCTTTGGCGGGCTGGAAGCCGTATTCCTGTGGCCGCTGGTGCTCGGCCTTTACTGGGAGCGCGCCAATGCGTCGGGCGCGCTAAGCGCAATGATAGTCGGCGGCGTGCTGTATGCGCTGCTTGCTACTCTGAAAGTGGAGATTCTGGGTTTCCACCCTATTGTGCCGTCGCTGTTATTGAGCCTGCTGAGTTTTCTTATCGGTAACCGCTTTGGCCGCGCGCCCAATCCGGCGCCACTTCTTTCATCTACAGACAAATAA
- the accB gene encoding acetyl-CoA carboxylase biotin carboxyl carrier protein, with protein MDIRKIKKLIELVEESGIAELEISEGEESVRISRAVPNQGIPMMQQAYAAPMMQPQLANAVAPATTPVMEAPAAAAAEMSGHLVRSPMVGTFYRTPSPEAKAFVEVGQKVNVGDTLCIVEAMKMMNQIEADKAGVVKAILVESGQPVEFDEPLVVIE; from the coding sequence ATGGATATTCGTAAAATTAAAAAGCTGATTGAACTGGTTGAAGAATCAGGCATTGCAGAGCTGGAAATTTCTGAAGGTGAGGAGTCAGTACGTATCAGTCGCGCGGTCCCGAATCAGGGCATCCCGATGATGCAGCAGGCCTATGCCGCACCCATGATGCAGCCGCAGCTGGCAAACGCCGTTGCCCCTGCCACCACGCCTGTCATGGAAGCCCCGGCAGCCGCCGCGGCAGAAATGAGCGGTCACCTCGTTCGTTCTCCGATGGTTGGCACCTTCTATCGCACGCCAAGCCCGGAAGCAAAAGCCTTCGTTGAAGTTGGCCAGAAGGTCAATGTTGGCGACACGCTGTGCATCGTTGAAGCAATGAAAATGATGAACCAGATCGAAGCCGATAAAGCCGGCGTGGTGAAAGCCATTCTGGTAGAAAGCGGTCAACCGGTAGAATTTGACGAGCCGCTGGTCGTCATCGAGTAA